The following are encoded together in the Tamandua tetradactyla isolate mTamTet1 chromosome 14, mTamTet1.pri, whole genome shotgun sequence genome:
- the LOC143655403 gene encoding olfactory receptor 4F15-like produces MDRLNGSVVTEFVLLALTCSSRTKFVLILICSLFYLGIFLGNLLILFLVIFDSHLHSPMYFLLANLSLIDVGLSSTTVPKIITDLINEYKVISFQGCMAQICFIHTIGGVEMVLLIAMAFDRYTAICKPLHYLKIMSPKTCVSFVVTAWVTGVIHAMSQFAFVINLPFCGPNKLDSFYCDFPKVIKLACTDGAKYEFIVSANSGFMSMGTFLLLILSYVFILLTVWKRSSGDLSKAFVTLSAHITVVFLFFIPCMFLYVWPSPPPSIDKNLFVVDFAITPVLNPAIYTLRNKEIKIAIKRLNKKKSIARFR; encoded by the coding sequence ATGGATAGACTAAATGGCTCTGTGGTCACTGAGTTTGTATTGCTAGCACTTACTTGTTCTTCACGGACAAAATTTGTTCTCATCTTGATATGCTCTTTGTTCTATTTAGGAATATTTCTGGGAAATCTTCTCATCTTATTTTTGGTGATTTTTGATTCTCACTTGCATTCCCCCATGTACTTCCTGTTGGCCAACCTGTCCCTCATCGACGTGGGCCTTTCCTCTACCACAGTCCCCAAGATAATTACAGATCTTATAAATGAGTATAAAGTGATTTCTTTCCAAGGATGTATGGCACAGATATGCTTCATTCACACCATAGGAGGAGTGGAGATGGTGCTCCTCATAGCCATGGCATTTGACAGGTACACGGCAATCTGCAAGCCTCTTCACTACTTGAAAATCATGAGCCCTAAAACATGTGTTTCATTTGTAGTCACTGCCTGGGTAACTGGAGTGATCCATGCCATGTCCCAATTTGCTTTTGTTATAAACTTGCCCTTTTGTGGACCTAATAAATTAGACAGCTTTTACtgtgactttcccaaggtcataaAACTTGCATGCACAGATGGAGCCAAATATGAATTTATTGTTTCTGCCAACAGTGGGTTCATGTCCATGGGCACCTTCCTCCTGCTGATCCTTTCCTATGTCTTCATTTTGCTGACTGTCTGGAAACGTTCTTCAGGGGACTTATCCAAAGCATTTGTCACTTTGTCAGCTCATATCAccgtggtttttttgtttttcattccatGCATGTTTCTCTATGTGTGGCCATCTCCCCCACCATCAATTGACAAAAATCTATTTGTCGTGGATTTTGCTATTACCCCTGTCTTGAATCCAGCCATCTATActttaagaaacaaagaaataaagatagcAATAAAAAgattgaacaaaaagaaatctatTGCTAGATTTCGCTGA